The following is a genomic window from Amycolatopsis cihanbeyliensis.
CGAGCGCACCGACTTCGCCGACTTCCTCGAAACGCTGACCCCGCGGGAGTGGGACGCACCGAGCCTGTGCGAGCGCTGGACCGTCCGGGAGGTGGTCGCGCACGTGGTCAGCTACGACGAGCTGAGCTGGCGCGGTACGGCCAAACGCTTTGCTCGCGGCCGGTTCGCCTCCGGCAGGGTCAACCAACTCGGGGTGGCCGAGTACGCCCGCGACTCGCGCGAGCTGATCGGGCTGCTGCGTGCCCACCGGCGGCCCAGCGGGCTACCGGCCGCGTTCGGCGGCATGATCGCGCTCGTCGACGGCATGATTCACCACCAGGACATTCGCCGTCCGCTCGGCCTGCCCCGCGACATACCCCATGAGCGGCTGCGCACCGCGTTACGGCTGGCGCTCCTCGCTCCGCCGATCCGCGCGTTCGTTCGAGCCCGTGGCCTCACGCTCGTCGCCACCGATCTGGACTGGTCGCGCGGTTCCGGTCCCGAGGTGCGCGGGCGGGGGGAAGCGCTGCTGATGGCGGTCGCCGGACGCGCCGACGCACTCGGCGAACTGTCCGGCCCCGGCCAACCCCTGCTCGCCGAGCGGGTCTGACCCCGGTCAGGCCGGCTCGGCGAGGTGTGCGTTCCAGACAGCGGCGGCCTCCTCGTGCGAGTCCGCCCCGGCGAAGAACGCGTCCGCCAGCGAGTCGTAGTCCGGCTCGCCGACACCGGCGACCTCGAGGAACGCCGGGCGGTACACGGCGAAGGCGGTCGAGCCGGTCCGCGGGCAGTACGGCACGGCCAGCCGGATCGACCCCAGCCCGTACCTGACCGCGTCGACGATCAACGCGTCGGTCCGCCCGGTATCCAGGTTGAGGTAGGCGTCCGCGACGAGCACCGCGCGAACGGCATCGCGTTCGTTGGTGTCCAACACTTCCTGGGCGGCCCGCGCGGACTCCCCGACATCGTCGAGGAGGAACCGGTCCATGCCGCGCTCACCATCGGGCTGCTCGTAGGCGAGCATCGGGATCAACGTCTCGCCCTCGGACACGCACCAGATGCCGTGCGCCGCCCAAAAACCTGCCAACTCCGCAGTCTCGATCATACGCGCCAGGATGTCAGCCGTATCTCGCCGCCGTGCCGAGTTCGCGAAATCCGGTGGGCGCACCCCGCGTACCGTTCCGGTGCTACGGTCACTTCACCGGGCGGAGCCGGCGGCGAGGGCAGGGGAGTTCATGAGGATTGTACTGCCCGGGGGCACCGGG
Proteins encoded in this region:
- a CDS encoding maleylpyruvate isomerase family mycothiol-dependent enzyme, with the protein product MTGPRRRGGEVLALAVAERTDFADFLETLTPREWDAPSLCERWTVREVVAHVVSYDELSWRGTAKRFARGRFASGRVNQLGVAEYARDSRELIGLLRAHRRPSGLPAAFGGMIALVDGMIHHQDIRRPLGLPRDIPHERLRTALRLALLAPPIRAFVRARGLTLVATDLDWSRGSGPEVRGRGEALLMAVAGRADALGELSGPGQPLLAERV